From Caldibacillus debilis DSM 16016, a single genomic window includes:
- a CDS encoding NAD(P)H-dependent glycerol-3-phosphate dehydrogenase has protein sequence MGTKESVAVLGAGSWGTALSMVLADNGHPVRLWSRSQTQAEEINRTRKNKRYLPEAELGDLIRASHQLEEVVHDLSTIVVCIPTKAIREVMGKLNGCLNRPVTIIHASKGIEPNSLKRISEIIEEEMAPEYLRAVVVLSGPSHAEEVVLRHPTTVVVSSKDMGEAERAQDLFFNQYFRVYTNPDLTGVEIGGALKNIIALAAGISDGLGYGDNAKAALMTRGLAEIARLGTKMGANPLTFSGLAGIGDLIVTCTSVHSRNWRAGYALGKGQKLKEILAQMGMVVEGVRTTKAAYQLAKKYRVKMPITAALYQVLFEDLDPKEAVDELMNRMKTHEMEDLVNILLKD, from the coding sequence ATGGGTACGAAAGAAAGCGTCGCCGTATTGGGAGCCGGGAGCTGGGGGACCGCGCTGTCGATGGTCCTTGCGGACAACGGCCATCCGGTTCGCCTTTGGAGCCGGAGCCAGACCCAGGCGGAAGAAATCAACCGGACGCGGAAAAACAAACGGTATCTGCCCGAGGCGGAACTCGGGGATCTCATCCGCGCCTCCCATCAGTTGGAAGAAGTCGTTCATGATCTGTCAACGATCGTGGTCTGCATCCCGACGAAGGCGATCCGCGAAGTGATGGGGAAATTGAACGGCTGCCTGAACCGGCCCGTTACGATCATCCACGCTTCCAAAGGGATTGAGCCCAATTCGTTAAAAAGGATCTCCGAGATCATCGAGGAGGAAATGGCTCCCGAATATTTGCGGGCCGTCGTCGTTTTGTCGGGCCCGAGCCATGCCGAAGAAGTCGTCTTGCGCCATCCGACGACGGTCGTCGTTTCGTCGAAGGATATGGGAGAGGCGGAAAGGGCCCAGGACTTGTTTTTCAATCAATATTTCCGCGTTTATACGAATCCGGATCTGACCGGCGTGGAAATCGGGGGAGCGTTGAAGAATATTATTGCCCTGGCGGCCGGCATCTCCGACGGGCTGGGCTACGGCGACAACGCCAAGGCCGCGCTCATGACGAGGGGGCTGGCGGAGATCGCCCGGCTGGGGACAAAAATGGGGGCCAATCCCCTCACCTTTTCCGGACTGGCCGGAATCGGCGATCTGATCGTGACCTGCACCAGCGTCCACTCCCGCAACTGGCGCGCCGGCTACGCCCTCGGAAAGGGGCAGAAATTGAAGGAAATCTTGGCGCAGATGGGAATGGTCGTGGAAGGGGTGCGCACGACGAAGGCCGCCTATCAATTGGCGAAAAAATATCGGGTGAAAATGCCGATCACCGCCGCGTTGTATCAGGTGCTGTTCGAAGATTTGGATCCGAAGGAAGCCGTCGATGAATTGATGAACCGGATGAAAACCCATGAGATGGAAGACCTGGTCAACATTCTTTTGAAAGATTGA
- a CDS encoding DUF2768 domain-containing protein has product MSSGLWKMWLALISLVLMFLSAALILWSRYKLKGFLRFLIAVVAYGLMIFAGLIVLVVVFSGPGSN; this is encoded by the coding sequence ATGTCCTCGGGTTTGTGGAAGATGTGGCTGGCCCTTATCTCCCTTGTTCTCATGTTTTTGTCTGCCGCCCTGATCCTTTGGAGCAGGTACAAATTAAAAGGGTTTTTGAGATTTTTGATTGCCGTTGTCGCATACGGGCTCATGATCTTTGCCGGGCTGATCGTGCTCGTCGTCGTCTTCTCGGGGCCCGGATCCAACTAA